From one Triticum aestivum cultivar Chinese Spring chromosome 4B, IWGSC CS RefSeq v2.1, whole genome shotgun sequence genomic stretch:
- the LOC123091285 gene encoding uncharacterized protein isoform X7, with amino-acid sequence MEEKLLPIRSEEGGCPPPPGRSTSPPFVGKTTMWCVVVDYSSTPTTPAGGLDSASSPALGEQQAPSMEDIDEAYAGPHAQAVELDEEHHWVLLQPRGDAYADSPHKGVFLNGLIFLYRRSSF; translated from the exons ATGGAGGAGAAGCTGCTGCCCATCAGATCTGAGGAAGGAGGATGCCCACCACCACCAGGCCGCTCAACCTCACCACCATTTGTTGGCAAG ACCACCATGtggtgtgtggtggtggattattCTTCCACTCCAACGACTCCCGCTGGTGGCCTCGATTCTGCTTCCTCCCCGGCATTAGGCG AGCAGCAGGCGCCCTCCATGGAAGACATCGACGAGGCATATGCGGGGCCACACGCCCAAGCTGTCGAGCTTGATGAGGAACATCATTGGGTCTTACTTCAACCTCGAGGTGATGCCTATGCTGACTCCCCACACAAG GGAGTGTTTCTAAacggtcttatatttctttacagaaggAGTAGTTTCTAG
- the LOC123090001 gene encoding stress response protein NST1-like yields MRCWCSDLCKVKEVTEFSDWLGMKFFMCANYEEDPAVAVSEYDKPPSPPPLCMYYRWIDTEKPAWAVTEIRERSRRAWNSLFAEERREKAEAEEKAEQERELKEYYAEQHRFFQDLGKKNREEARRMKEQERQRKEAREAERQRKKERAREAKAAEEAGDGKGKYPRWTQ; encoded by the exons ATGCGGTGTTGGTGTAGCGatctttgcaaggtgaaggaggtgacAGAATTTTCAGATTGGTTGGGCATGAAGTTTTTCATGTGCGCCAATTATGAGGAAGATCCTGCCGTAGCTGTTTCGGAGTACGACAAGCCTCCG TCTCCTCCGCCTCTGTGCATGTACTATCGTTGGATTGACACGGAGAAGCCGGCTTGGGCAGTGACTGAGATTCGTGAAAGAAGTCGTCGTGCGTGGAATAGTTTATTTGCGGAAGAGCGACGCGAGAAggcggaagctgaggagaaagcagagcaagagagagagttAAAAGAATACTATGCGGAGCAACACCGTTTTTTTCAGGATTTAGGAAAGAAAAACAGGGAAGAGGCTCGTCGCATGAAGGAGCAGGAACGACAGCGAAAGGAGGCTCGTGAGGCGGAGaggcagagaaagaaagaaagagctCGTGAGGCCAAGGCAGCAGAAGAAGCTGGCGATGGAAAAGGGAAATATCCACGCTGGACTCAGTAG
- the LOC123091285 gene encoding uncharacterized protein isoform X4 yields the protein MATELRTSTRVVRLGAMEEKLLPIRSEEGGCPPPPGRSTSPPFVGKTTMWCVVVDYSSTPTTPAGGLDSASSPALGEQQAPSMEDIDEAYAGPHAQAVELDEEHHWVLLQPRGDAYADSPHKGVFLNGLIFLYRRSSF from the exons ATGGCGACCGAGCTCAGGACCTCGACAAGAGTGGTACG TTTGGGGGCCATGGAGGAGAAGCTGCTGCCCATCAGATCTGAGGAAGGAGGATGCCCACCACCACCAGGCCGCTCAACCTCACCACCATTTGTTGGCAAG ACCACCATGtggtgtgtggtggtggattattCTTCCACTCCAACGACTCCCGCTGGTGGCCTCGATTCTGCTTCCTCCCCGGCATTAGGCG AGCAGCAGGCGCCCTCCATGGAAGACATCGACGAGGCATATGCGGGGCCACACGCCCAAGCTGTCGAGCTTGATGAGGAACATCATTGGGTCTTACTTCAACCTCGAGGTGATGCCTATGCTGACTCCCCACACAAG GGAGTGTTTCTAAacggtcttatatttctttacagaaggAGTAGTTTCTAG
- the LOC123091285 gene encoding uncharacterized protein isoform X6 → MATELRTSTRVVRLGAMEEKLLPIRSEEGGCPPPPGRSTSPPFVGKTTMWCVVVDYSSTPTTPAGGLDSASSPALGEQQAPSMEDIDEAYAGPHAQAVELDEEHHWVLLQPRGDAYADSPHKKE, encoded by the exons ATGGCGACCGAGCTCAGGACCTCGACAAGAGTGGTACG TTTGGGGGCCATGGAGGAGAAGCTGCTGCCCATCAGATCTGAGGAAGGAGGATGCCCACCACCACCAGGCCGCTCAACCTCACCACCATTTGTTGGCAAG ACCACCATGtggtgtgtggtggtggattattCTTCCACTCCAACGACTCCCGCTGGTGGCCTCGATTCTGCTTCCTCCCCGGCATTAGGCG AGCAGCAGGCGCCCTCCATGGAAGACATCGACGAGGCATATGCGGGGCCACACGCCCAAGCTGTCGAGCTTGATGAGGAACATCATTGGGTCTTACTTCAACCTCGAGGTGATGCCTATGCTGACTCCCCACACAAG aaggAGTAG
- the LOC123091285 gene encoding uncharacterized protein isoform X1, whose protein sequence is MKIKKNPTQLQASRADRSWPQTRSPTQPCCCRFFLLLSRFPLPHPTPPPPPPTSSLAPRPSAPASTAIAAVPILSPSRSRSRSGQAVCRSATAYSSTQPTATDHPPPFLTWVVIHNPVVAEEESGAQPLAPRNPSLRLRLTDVVRFLTRGDHHVVCGGGLFFHSNDSRWWPRFCFLPGIRRRRPPWKTSTRHMRGHTPKLSSLMRNIIGSYFNLEVMPMLTPHTRRSSF, encoded by the exons atgaaaattaaaaaaaatcctacccaaCTCCAAGCAAGCCGAGCAGACCGGTCCTGGCCTCAGACTCGTTCCCCCACCCAACCCTGCTGCTgtcgcttcttcctcctcctctcccgattCCCTCTCCCCCACccaacaccgccgccgccgccgccgacctcctccctcGCACCCCGGCCATCAGCGCCGGCGTCCACCGCTATCGCTGCAGTCCCCATCCTCTCCCCTTCTCGATCTCGCTCCCGATCCGGTCAGGCGGTGTGCAGATCCGCCACCGCCTACTCCTCCACCCAACCAACCGCCACCGACCACCCACCGCCGTTTCTGACCTGGGTCGTCATCCACAACCCCGTAGTGGCAGAGGAGGAGTCAGGGGCGCAACCCCTcgcgccccgaaaccctagcctgcgGCTCCGCC TGACTGATGTGGTCCGTTTCCTCACGCGTGGAGACCACCATGtggtgtgtggtggtggattattCTTCCACTCCAACGACTCCCGCTGGTGGCCTCGATTCTGCTTCCTCCCCGGCATTAGGCG CAGGCGCCCTCCATGGAAGACATCGACGAGGCATATGCGGGGCCACACGCCCAAGCTGTCGAGCTTGATGAGGAACATCATTGGGTCTTACTTCAACCTCGAGGTGATGCCTATGCTGACTCCCCACACAAG aaggAGTAGTTTCTAG
- the LOC123091285 gene encoding uncharacterized protein isoform X2, translating to MKIKKNPTQLQASRADRSWPQTRSPTQPCCCRFFLLLSRFPLPHPTPPPPPPTSSLAPRPSAPASTAIAAVPILSPSRSRSRSGQAVCRSATAYSSTQPTATDHPPPFLTWVVIHNPVVAEEESGAQPLAPRNPSLRLRLTDVVRFLTRGDHHVVCGGGLFFHSNDSRWWPRFCFLPGIRRRRPPWKTSTRHMRGHTPKLSSLMRNIIGSYFNLEVMPMLTPHTRECF from the exons atgaaaattaaaaaaaatcctacccaaCTCCAAGCAAGCCGAGCAGACCGGTCCTGGCCTCAGACTCGTTCCCCCACCCAACCCTGCTGCTgtcgcttcttcctcctcctctcccgattCCCTCTCCCCCACccaacaccgccgccgccgccgccgacctcctccctcGCACCCCGGCCATCAGCGCCGGCGTCCACCGCTATCGCTGCAGTCCCCATCCTCTCCCCTTCTCGATCTCGCTCCCGATCCGGTCAGGCGGTGTGCAGATCCGCCACCGCCTACTCCTCCACCCAACCAACCGCCACCGACCACCCACCGCCGTTTCTGACCTGGGTCGTCATCCACAACCCCGTAGTGGCAGAGGAGGAGTCAGGGGCGCAACCCCTcgcgccccgaaaccctagcctgcgGCTCCGCC TGACTGATGTGGTCCGTTTCCTCACGCGTGGAGACCACCATGtggtgtgtggtggtggattattCTTCCACTCCAACGACTCCCGCTGGTGGCCTCGATTCTGCTTCCTCCCCGGCATTAGGCG CAGGCGCCCTCCATGGAAGACATCGACGAGGCATATGCGGGGCCACACGCCCAAGCTGTCGAGCTTGATGAGGAACATCATTGGGTCTTACTTCAACCTCGAGGTGATGCCTATGCTGACTCCCCACACAAG GGAGTGTTTCTAA
- the LOC123091285 gene encoding uncharacterized protein isoform X5 has product MATELRTSTRVVRLGAMEEKLLPIRSEEGGCPPPPGRSTSPPFVGKTTMWCVVVDYSSTPTTPAGGLDSASSPALGEQQAPSMEDIDEAYAGPHAQAVELDEEHHWVLLQPRGDAYADSPHKVSNMI; this is encoded by the exons ATGGCGACCGAGCTCAGGACCTCGACAAGAGTGGTACG TTTGGGGGCCATGGAGGAGAAGCTGCTGCCCATCAGATCTGAGGAAGGAGGATGCCCACCACCACCAGGCCGCTCAACCTCACCACCATTTGTTGGCAAG ACCACCATGtggtgtgtggtggtggattattCTTCCACTCCAACGACTCCCGCTGGTGGCCTCGATTCTGCTTCCTCCCCGGCATTAGGCG AGCAGCAGGCGCCCTCCATGGAAGACATCGACGAGGCATATGCGGGGCCACACGCCCAAGCTGTCGAGCTTGATGAGGAACATCATTGGGTCTTACTTCAACCTCGAGGTGATGCCTATGCTGACTCCCCACACAAG GTAAGCAACATGATATGA
- the LOC123091285 gene encoding uncharacterized protein isoform X3 translates to MKIKKNPTQLQASRADRSWPQTRSPTQPCCCRFFLLLSRFPLPHPTPPPPPPTSSLAPRPSAPASTAIAAVPILSPSRSRSRSGQAVCRSATAYSSTQPTATDHPPPFLTWVVIHNPVVAEEESGAQPLAPRNPSLRLRLTDVVRFLTRGDHHVVCGGGLFFHSNDSRWWPRFCFLPGIRRRRPPWKTSTRHMRGHTPKLSSLMRNIIGSYFNLEVMPMLTPHTR, encoded by the exons atgaaaattaaaaaaaatcctacccaaCTCCAAGCAAGCCGAGCAGACCGGTCCTGGCCTCAGACTCGTTCCCCCACCCAACCCTGCTGCTgtcgcttcttcctcctcctctcccgattCCCTCTCCCCCACccaacaccgccgccgccgccgccgacctcctccctcGCACCCCGGCCATCAGCGCCGGCGTCCACCGCTATCGCTGCAGTCCCCATCCTCTCCCCTTCTCGATCTCGCTCCCGATCCGGTCAGGCGGTGTGCAGATCCGCCACCGCCTACTCCTCCACCCAACCAACCGCCACCGACCACCCACCGCCGTTTCTGACCTGGGTCGTCATCCACAACCCCGTAGTGGCAGAGGAGGAGTCAGGGGCGCAACCCCTcgcgccccgaaaccctagcctgcgGCTCCGCC TGACTGATGTGGTCCGTTTCCTCACGCGTGGAGACCACCATGtggtgtgtggtggtggattattCTTCCACTCCAACGACTCCCGCTGGTGGCCTCGATTCTGCTTCCTCCCCGGCATTAGGCG CAGGCGCCCTCCATGGAAGACATCGACGAGGCATATGCGGGGCCACACGCCCAAGCTGTCGAGCTTGATGAGGAACATCATTGGGTCTTACTTCAACCTCGAGGTGATGCCTATGCTGACTCCCCACACAAG GTAA